The region ATCGTCTATAAAACTCATGATGCACCTACCTTAGTGTTGCGCATTAAAGAAATATCTGTATATGTAAATTCAGGACAACGCGCTCTTGTCCACTGTATAATTAGTATGGAAAGCTGAAATTAAATCCAGATATTGCTCGAGATAGCGGGTCAACAGGTAATGCTTTTCCACTTTCCTGCGCGCTTTTTGACCCATCTTTTCAGCCTTTTTACGGTCTTTGACCAGTTCCACAATACGGAGTGCGGCTTCATCAATATCTTCCACCAAAAATCCATTTTCGCCATTATCGATTTGATATTTGATTCCGCCCACATTGCCTCCTATCACCGGGGTACTTTTCCACATCGCTTCGGCTACTGTCAACCCGAAACCTTCACGTTTGGATTTCTGCAAAACCACCCTGGCCTTTCTCTGGAGGGCATTGACAAGGGCTGTATCCTGGTGACTCATGATAAGTATCCGCTCCTCGCGTTGATTTAGAAGTGATTCGTAAACATCCTCACCTTCCGGATCATCGGTGGCGATATTACCGAGTAGCACCAGGGTACAGTCCACCTCTTTTCTGGCTTTCTTATAAGCCTTGATAACACCTTCAGGATCCTTGAAGCGATCGAAACGCGAGATCTGCACTACCAACGGCAGATCGCAGGGGATATCGTAATGATCCAGCCTCTCCTGCACCTCCTGATCGCTCATTTCCTTATTGGTTATCGAAAACGGGTCGATAGCCGGCTTTATGAAAGTCTGTGGTGTATCAATTTTTTGCTGATATTCTTTTAAGGTCATAACGACTGCATCGTATTTTTCAACGAATTTACGCAGGTAATTCCAGCATTCCTGATGGGGATCACTCATATCGATATGGCAACGCCAGATCCAGGGACCGCGCTTGCGATAGTGATCGATCATCGGAAGTGGCTGAGGATCGTGAATAATTACCAGGTCATGGTCGAGATGATTGCGGATAGCGTTTTGTTTGATGACTGTCTCATAGACCTTCTTCTTCTTGTCAGTCAGGTTGATATCATCGCCCTGAAGCGCGTTGTGCATTTTTTTGGTAACACTGAAATAATCGGGCGAGCCCTGGATCACCCGCCATCCTGTTTTGATCCCAACCGAATTTAGAAGCAGTATAAATGAGGACAGAATCCCTGCCACACCACCACCGTAATAAGTGGCGTTGATATTAGCCACGTGAATATCCCGCAAAGGCCGGGCCTTCTGCCGGATGCGGTCTATCGTCTCCGCTCCCACGAATTCTTCATAATCGTCAACTCTGGCTATTCTGATATCTGTATCTAGCTTCATGATTGTTTACCGTCCTGGGATAGTATCAACTCATAGATTCGTTCGGTATCATCTTTGCGGCATAGCTCCGTCCCCGGAGTCATAACCGCCGCCGCTCCGGCCGCGACTCCATAGGCTACCGCGTCATCCAGGTCGCTACCCGTGGAAAGCTTAAAGACGATTCCAGCGGTCATACTGTCGCCGGCGCCGACTTTGCTCCTGATCGGTACTGTCGGACTGTGAAAATGCCTGCTCTTGTCCTGAGTAACAATGAAACACCCGCCAGCACCAAGAGTAATCACGAGGTTTTCGCTTCCTGTATCTTTTAAAAGCTTATGAGCCGCAACGAGTAGCTCTTTTTCATCAGCAAGGTCTTCTCCACACAGGTCTTTAAATTCCCGCAGGTTACATTTGATTATATATACACCTTCTGTGGCAACACGTCTGAGCGGTTCGCCCTTGGTGTCGATCACCATTCTGTGACCGGCCGGTTTCATTCTCTTTGCCAGGTCGGCATAGAAATCATCCGGGACACCTGGGGGAAGGCTTCCACTGGCTACAACATAATCAACTTCAAGATCATCAGCCGAGACCGCGTCGACAGCCGCCTGACATTCATCGGAGCTCATCTTGATCCCCGGCATAACGAAACGAAACTGCTGATCGGAGCTGTTTTCCGACACGGTTATATTTTCACGGTTTTCGCCCCCTATTTTAAATGGATGCCGGTTGATTTCCTCAGCGCTTAAAAGCTTGTCGAGTAGTTCTCCCCCCGAACCACCCGCGGCGAAGACCGCAATCGTCTCCCCGCCCAGCTTTTTGAGCGCGCGGGAAACATTGATCCCGCCACCGCCGGCCTCGTACAACGGTTGACTGCACCGCATCTTGATTTCAGCCCGTACCTGGTCACAAGAGAAAGAAACGTCGATCGAGGGATTCATAGTCAATGTCAGCACAACAGAACTCATGTTGGCAATTCCTCCGATGAATTACTAAAGTTCGATTACCTTGTTAATCTCATAAAATATGTTATCCACGCCCTGCTTGAATTCAGCCCATTCGTCGGCCGTTACTGTTTTCATCTTGTCGAGCTGTTCTTCGAGATCATCGCCCAGCTCACGAAGCTGTTCTCTGCGGGCACGGATATCCTGGTCGACATCTTCACCAGCTTTTTCGAGTTTCTGGTCAAGTTCGTCAACAGTCGCTTCGATTGAATCGATTCGAGTTTGAATTTCCAT is a window of Candidatus Zixiibacteriota bacterium DNA encoding:
- a CDS encoding glycosyltransferase, which codes for MKLDTDIRIARVDDYEEFVGAETIDRIRQKARPLRDIHVANINATYYGGGVAGILSSFILLLNSVGIKTGWRVIQGSPDYFSVTKKMHNALQGDDINLTDKKKKVYETVIKQNAIRNHLDHDLVIIHDPQPLPMIDHYRKRGPWIWRCHIDMSDPHQECWNYLRKFVEKYDAVVMTLKEYQQKIDTPQTFIKPAIDPFSITNKEMSDQEVQERLDHYDIPCDLPLVVQISRFDRFKDPEGVIKAYKKARKEVDCTLVLLGNIATDDPEGEDVYESLLNQREERILIMSHQDTALVNALQRKARVVLQKSKREGFGLTVAEAMWKSTPVIGGNVGGIKYQIDNGENGFLVEDIDEAALRIVELVKDRKKAEKMGQKARRKVEKHYLLTRYLEQYLDLISAFHTNYTVDKSALS
- a CDS encoding hexose kinase — its product is MSSVVLTLTMNPSIDVSFSCDQVRAEIKMRCSQPLYEAGGGGINVSRALKKLGGETIAVFAAGGSGGELLDKLLSAEEINRHPFKIGGENRENITVSENSSDQQFRFVMPGIKMSSDECQAAVDAVSADDLEVDYVVASGSLPPGVPDDFYADLAKRMKPAGHRMVIDTKGEPLRRVATEGVYIIKCNLREFKDLCGEDLADEKELLVAAHKLLKDTGSENLVITLGAGGCFIVTQDKSRHFHSPTVPIRSKVGAGDSMTAGIVFKLSTGSDLDDAVAYGVAAGAAAVMTPGTELCRKDDTERIYELILSQDGKQS